GAGTTCGTTTCCAACAAGACAGGCGCAATTTCAAAGAGACGATGCAGCGGGTATGAATACAGCCCAAAACGCAGGTAGATCACATCCGGCTTATATTCGCGGATCGATTCCAACATCTGCATCAGACCAGAGGCGCGATTTATCTCGCGCTTTAGGAGATTGGTCTTTGCATCGAAGATAAATTGACGTTCATCCGGAAAGGGAATATCCGTTGGCGTGAGGCTAAATAGGGTTACTTCATGACCCAGCCAACGCCAGATGTTCATTTGCGTCCTGATCTTTTTCCCCACCCCGCCCTGCATGATCCCCGGCGCAACGTGGATTGTTACATAGGCAATACGCATTATTGAAACAACGCCATCACTTTCTTGACAGATGGAATCATGGCTTGAATAATGGGCTGCTCCATGAAATGTCCATAAGAGGGGTAGTCCCAATAACTCCTTTTGGGAGCGTTCATCACGGTATTAAATTCTTCATCACTAAAACCAAGCTTCTTCGCTACATACTCCCGATCTTCCTCCTGCATGGAGGGTGAATAGGTGGGAATCTCTAATTCTTCCAGAGCTTGTTCGCGGGTCATTTCACCAGAACAGATCAAACTCGATAGATGGCAACGCCTTTTATCATAACCAAACTTTACCGGCAAAATATAACCCTGATAAAAACGCGTATAGATCGACTCATAATGTTTTCCGCCATAATAACGCCAGCCAAGTTCTTCTTGTAAAACGCGCAGGGCTTCCTTCTTGGTATAGTGAACATAATCCAAAATTGCAATGCGCTTCTGGGTGATCATGCGCATGTAGTAGGTGAAAAAGCCAAAATGTGGGAAGGTCTTCAACGGGCGTGTTCCGAAGCGTTTGTGCAGTTCACGAATATATTTCCAGTCGAAATGTCCTTCGGACCAGGCGCTGGGAAGATGGGTTTCTGTGCGCACATTATTCCCAATGAGAATGTATTTCACCCCGAGTTTCGCCGCCATATTGCCAAGGATGGCAACGATGGCATGGTCTGTGGGGATTTCAGAGTCAGGCGTGGAGGCTTTGAGAAAGGCAGATTGAATATCCCGAAATTCTTCCCAATCAAGGACCTCGGTATACAGGTCGATCTCCAACCGCTTGAGCGTCTCTTCGATATTTTTGACGGCGAGTTCTGAGTCCCAGCCGTTATCCAAATGAAGGGCAAGTGGGCGCAGTCCAAGTTTCTTTACGAGATATGCTACATAGGTGCTATCGACACCTCCGCTGACTCCAATCACACAATCGTATTGCTTGCCCTGCCCGGCGCGTTTAATATCCGCCACCAACTTCTCAAGGCGTTGACGCCCCGCCTCTCCATCAACAATATGTTCACGGACGAGTCGGTCATACGTATGGCAATGATTGCATACACCATTTTTATCAAACGTAATCTCAGGATCGCTGGTGTCCATCACACAGCGCTTGCACATTCGGTATTCGGTCATTTAGATAAATTCCTTCAATTCTTTCGGTGTGGGGTAACTGATCAGCACACCACGCAATGGACCTTGGAAGACGAAGATACTGCCTGCTGCCGCCGCAGAAGCGTGACCTTGTTTGATGACTTCGGAGACATCGAATAAATTCCCGGCTCCTCCGCAGGCGACGACTGGTACTTGAACCGAATCCGCCACCTTGCGGACGAGTTCAACATCGTAGCCTTGCATCGTACCATCGCGGTCTATCGAGTTGATGATGATCTCACCTGCACCCATCTTTTCCATTTCGACAGCGTGCTTTACAGGATCAAGCCAGGTCTTCTTCTGTCCGCAATGCGTGAAAACTTCATACTTGCCAAGAAGCCCTTTTTTGACATCGATCGAGACGACCGCCGCCTGACTGCCCGCATGGTCTGCGGTTTCGCGAATCAGGGAGGGATTCTCCACCGCAGAAGTATTCATGATCAACTTCTCGATGCCGATGCTGAGCAGTTTCCGTACATCATTCATCGAGCGGATTCCGCCGCCATACGCCAGCGGAATAAACGCTTCGCTGGTGATGTTCTTCAACAAATCAAATTGTGGTCCACGATTTTCAGGTGTGGCAGTGATGTCAAGTAGAACGAGTTCGTCTACTTCTTTGTCGTTGAAAATGCGCACGATGTTGATCGGGTCGCCCAGATATTTCGGTTCTTTGAACTTGACCGTTTTGACCAAGCCCTGTCCCCTCAGTAGCAAAGCAGGAATCACACGTGGACGGATCATCGAATATTCTCCGCAAAATTTTTGAGCAGACGCATTCCAAAGCGATGGCTTTTCTCCGGGTGAAATTGCGTACCCATGATATTGCCGCGCCCAAGA
This portion of the Anaerolineales bacterium genome encodes:
- a CDS encoding N-acetyl sugar amidotransferase, whose translation is MTEYRMCKRCVMDTSDPEITFDKNGVCNHCHTYDRLVREHIVDGEAGRQRLEKLVADIKRAGQGKQYDCVIGVSGGVDSTYVAYLVKKLGLRPLALHLDNGWDSELAVKNIEETLKRLEIDLYTEVLDWEEFRDIQSAFLKASTPDSEIPTDHAIVAILGNMAAKLGVKYILIGNNVRTETHLPSAWSEGHFDWKYIRELHKRFGTRPLKTFPHFGFFTYYMRMITQKRIAILDYVHYTKKEALRVLQEELGWRYYGGKHYESIYTRFYQGYILPVKFGYDKRRCHLSSLICSGEMTREQALEELEIPTYSPSMQEEDREYVAKKLGFSDEEFNTVMNAPKRSYWDYPSYGHFMEQPIIQAMIPSVKKVMALFQ
- the hisF gene encoding imidazole glycerol phosphate synthase subunit HisF; amino-acid sequence: MIRPRVIPALLLRGQGLVKTVKFKEPKYLGDPINIVRIFNDKEVDELVLLDITATPENRGPQFDLLKNITSEAFIPLAYGGGIRSMNDVRKLLSIGIEKLIMNTSAVENPSLIRETADHAGSQAAVVSIDVKKGLLGKYEVFTHCGQKKTWLDPVKHAVEMEKMGAGEIIINSIDRDGTMQGYDVELVRKVADSVQVPVVACGGAGNLFDVSEVIKQGHASAAAAGSIFVFQGPLRGVLISYPTPKELKEFI